A region of the Nocardia nova SH22a genome:
TACGCCCGCGACCAGTCACGATTCACCACCAACGTGACCCCCGCCGCGGTCATGGCACCGCGTACCACGGCAGAAACCGCGGAATGCCTGGCAGCGGCGCACCGTCACCGTGCGGGCGTGGTGGTGCGAGGGGCAGGCACAGGACTCAGCGGCGGAGCCAACTGCGTACCCGGTGCGGTCGTTCTCAGCACGCATCGAATGAACAAGATCGTGGGTATCGACACCGAGAACCGACTCGCGACGGTTCAACCAGGAGTGGTCACCGCGGCCCTACGGGACGCTGTCGAGGCGGTCGGACTGCTCTATCCGCCCGATCCCGGCAGTGTCGAAATGTGCTCGATCGGTGGCAATATCGCCACGAACGCCGGCGGGATCTGCTGCGTGAAATACGGCGTCACCGGAGACTACGTCGCCTCGCTCGAGGCGGTGCTGTCCGACGGAACAGTCGTGCGCACAGGACACCGCACGCGCAAGGGCGTGGTCGGATACGACACGACCCGTCTGCTTGTGGGTTCCGAGGGATCTCTGGCAGTCATCACCGAAGCGACCGTCCGCCTCGTGACCAAGCCCTCGAACCCTGTGACCGTGATCGCGACCTTCGCTGAACTGTCGGATGCGGGCAACGCGATCTCAGCAATCCATCACTCCGGTGTCGTGTATTCGATGGTGGAAGTACTCGACTCGACGACCCTGCGCGCTGTCGAGAACCACACCGGCATGGACATCGGCGCAGATGTCGACGTGATGTTGCTGCTGCAGTACGACGGCCCCGACGCCGAGGCCGTAGTCGGGGCGACCGAAGCACTGCTGTCCTCGACTGCGGT
Encoded here:
- a CDS encoding FAD-binding oxidoreductase, whose protein sequence is MSNAPATVTDRCSALIAELPTDLVITDPDITIGYARDQSRFTTNVTPAAVMAPRTTAETAECLAAAHRHRAGVVVRGAGTGLSGGANCVPGAVVLSTHRMNKIVGIDTENRLATVQPGVVTAALRDAVEAVGLLYPPDPGSVEMCSIGGNIATNAGGICCVKYGVTGDYVASLEAVLSDGTVVRTGHRTRKGVVGYDTTRLLVGSEGSLAVITEATVRLVTKPSNPVTVIATFAELSDAGNAISAIHHSGVVYSMVEVLDSTTLRAVENHTGMDIGADVDVMLLLQYDGPDAEAVVGATEALLSSTAVEIAFSSDPQEARMLLDARRMALPALERLGDWLLDDVCVPVPRITDLISAIEHTADEYDLTIGVFGHAGDGNLHPTIIFDSGDEASTAAARTAFAEITDTALELGGTVSGEHGVGQLKLPWLTRELDTADLALQRRLRHAFDPLGILSPGE